In Topomyia yanbarensis strain Yona2022 chromosome 2, ASM3024719v1, whole genome shotgun sequence, one DNA window encodes the following:
- the LOC131682621 gene encoding uncharacterized protein LOC131682621, translating into MDQKQNVNIVRALLDRESAVHRTGSFVFNRIALELAEHSLLQRLKDTDLCKSLDDLSNETESVFNIEQSHNGYYAATVQTNKSVNIFQTSTMTKIAEYHTNERSVWTLSFHPSNPDIIAFGTLGGKVFVYVDGQEAACLDEHEPVGSLCFHPVDHYLVITSGNEVTFWDWQNDKILSTGTYNDCKCRFLQITANSTLITGISQTDLFVSSGIGKNLATVEPQYLMASFLRTVNFMLDSLEHGCTIGNSFNVELKKQFYFWNHLLKTIVNKTEELRCFTSVKSDIQCKKSNLNTTLVVLNRRIDDVFENIDRIVNKFLPLTPESVNEETIDKCCHVPMVYFERICSNYVEQRYSGYLRYIFELSLVKNILYKIFKLYFEFGYQFSLERPYLGTDIQIDSCNIPRSPSHKNQCILQAWDLSSYHDTRDLPDFKEDWRNVISICSINNDSNVSISQCELYIASVRLKAVKELEVRSLNRINFGECMFVFKFVASFVSLSFSPSGRYVVIGLRCKKRLKFAYILDKDSKWKIGVNFSLDLNGTENRDSESSSPNERVGLKLCLPKESLNYKEINCIKWATLPGHGFFLGMKSKFIRICR; encoded by the exons ATGGACCAGAAACAAAATGTAAATATAGTGCGGGCGCTGTTAGATCGTGAATCAGCGGTGCATCGTACTGGTTCCTTCGTCTTCAATCGAATAGCATTAGAACTAGCCGAGCACAGCTTATTGCAGCGATTGAAGGATACGGATCTTTGCAAG TCATTGGAcgacctttcaaatgaaactgaaTCAGTATTCAACATTGAACAAAGTCACAATGG ATACTATGCTGCCACAGTTCAGACAAATAAAAGTGTGAACATTTTCCAAACCAGTACTATGACTAAAATAG CCGAATATCATacaaatgaaagatctgtgtggACGCTATCGTTTCATCCATCTAATCCCGATATAATCGCATTTGGTACGTTGGGAGGAAAGGTATTTGTGTATGTCGATGGG CAAGAAGCAGCTTGCTTAGATGAACATGAACCGGTTGGTTCTTTGTGCTTTCATCCCGTAGATCACTATTTAGTGATTACCAGTGGAAACGAGGTTACCTTCTGGGATTGGCAGAACGATAAAATTCTTAGCACCGGAACATACAACGATTGCAAGTGTCGCTTTCTGCAAATTACTGCAAATTCGACGCTGATCACTGGTATTTCTCAAACAGATCTGTTCGTGTCGTCAGGCATAGGGAAAAACTTAGCCACCGTCGAGCCTCAATATCTGATGGCATCGTTTTTAAGAACTGTTAATTTTATGCTTGATTCACTGGAGCATGGTTGTACCATAGGTAATAGCTTCAATGTAGAGTTGAAAAAGCAGTTTTACTTTTGGAATCATCTGTTAAAAACGATTGTCAACAAAACGGAAGAATTGCGCTGTTTTACATCTGTGAAATCGGATATTCAATGCAAG AAATCCAACCTCAACACAACACTGGTAGTTCTGAATCGTAGAATAGATGACGTATTCGAAAATATCGATAGAATTGTGAACAAGTTTCTTCCGTTAACTCCTGAATCTGTCAACGAAGAAACAATCGACAAATGTTGTCATGTACCGATGGTGTATTTCGAACGCATTTGCTCCAATTATGTGGAGCAACGTTATAGTGGTTATTTGAG ATACATATTTGAACTATCGCTGGTTAAAAACATTTTGTACAAAATTTTTAAGCTCTATTTTGAATTCGGCTATCAGTTTTCTCTAGAAAGGCCTTACTTGGGAACGGATATTCAAATCGACAGCTGCAACATTCCGCGTAGCCCTTCGCATAAAAATCAGTGTATTCTTCAAGCATGGGATTTGAGCAGCTATCACGATACACGTGATCTGCCTGATTTTAAGGAAG ATTGGAGAAATGTGATATCTATTTGCTCAATTAACAACGACTCGAATGTTTCAATTTCGCAATGTGAACTTTACATTGCATCCGTCcggttgaaagctgtgaaagaGCTGG AAGTCCGCAGTTTAAACCGTATCAACTTTGGCGAGTGCATGTTCGTATTTAAGTTCGTTGCAAGTTTTGTATCGCTTTCCTTTTCGCCGTCCGGTCGGTATGTTGTGATTGGCTTGCGTTgtaaaaagcgactaaaatTTGCGTACATCTTGGATAAAGATTCGAAATGGAAGATAGGCGTTAATTTCAGTCTCGATCTCAACGGAACCGAGAACCGGGATTCAGAGTCATCATCCCCGAATG AGCGGGTAGGATTGAAATTGTGCCTTCCGAAAGAATCGCTCAACTATAAAGAAATCAATTGCATCAAATGGGCTACGCTACCTGGACATGGTTTTTTCCTTGGaatgaaatcaaaatttatTCGAATTTGTAGATGA